In the Clavelina lepadiformis chromosome 8, kaClaLepa1.1, whole genome shotgun sequence genome, one interval contains:
- the LOC143468991 gene encoding ileal sodium/bile acid cotransporter-like, which translates to MATTGFTSLAENISLVTNSSSVMTPPQASTVQVALSYLLIAMIAVAMLGVGCGVDYRKVLEHFKKPSGILIGFFSQFLFMPLIAFAMAKIFQMTDSQVIILLIVGSCPGGTTSNIVTYWVDGDIDLSITMTFVSSTLGLGMMPLLLFIYSQGFDENLSVPFQTIGITIASLVVPVFIGMFIRHKFPQKYPIILKVLTVFGIISIIAVASASIAVYSGVFVLTTSQTVCAVLFPLIGMGLGYGFSSLVSCYRPLRLHHFQRRTIAIETGVQNAQLATSIVQLSDFPLRVKGAMLPFPIVYLGAQLGWIVVGLLAFRVYKWKFHRITPGDQSSSAEDDKVREEKLKEGSGCGNPNPAYDEIEPPTYEDITEQRHNEITVL; encoded by the exons ATGGCGACAACAGGCTTCACTTCGCTTGCGGAAAACATCTCGCTTGTCACAAATTCTAGTTCAGTTATGACTCCCCCGCAGGCAAGTACCGTCCAGGTCGCTTTAAGTTATCTTCTGATCGCGATGATCGCGGTTGCGATGTTGGGGGTCGGTTGTGGAGTGGATTACAGGAAAGTTCTGGAACATTTTAAGAAGCCGAGCGGGATTTTGATCGGATTTTTCAGCCAGTTCC TGTTTATGCCTCTGATCGCGTTTGCCATGGCGAAAATCTTTCAGATGACGGACTCTCAGGTCATAATCCTCCTGATTGTTGGGTCATGTCCGGGAGGCACAACATCCAACATTGTCACATATTGGGTGGATGGAGACATTGACCTTAG CATCACGATGACATTTGTGTCGAGCACTCTCGGACTCGGGATGATGCCGCTCTTGCTCTTCATTTACTCCCAAGGATTCGACGAAAATCTCAGTGTTCCTTTCCAAACCATAG GTATTACGATTGCTTCGCTGGTTGTTCCAGTTTTTATTGGGATGTTTATTCGACACAAATTTCCTCAAAAGTATCCCATAATTCTCAAG GTCCTGACAGTATTCGGGATAATTTCAATAATCGCTGTGGCCAGCGCATCTATCGCGGTGTACAGCGGTGTCTTTGTCCTCACCACCTCTCAAACAGTGTGTGCCGTGCTATTTCCGCTCATAGGGATGGGTCTCGGATATG GTTTTTCTTCTTTGGTATCTTGCTACCGCCCCCTGCGGCTTCATCACTTCCAACGACGAACGATTGCCATAGAAACCGGGGTTCAGAACGCGCAACTCGCCACTTCCATTGTCCAACTGTCCGACTTTCCACTAAGAGTAAAAGGCGCCATGCTGCCATTCCCGATCGTCTACCTCGGGGCCCAG TTGGGTTGGATTGTCGTTGGACTTTTGGCTTTCCGCGTTTACAAATGGAAATTCCACAGAATTACACCTGGCGACCAATCTTCGTCAGCTGAAG ATGACAAAGTGCGAGAAGAAAAGTTGAAGGAAGGCTCGGGTTGTGGAAATCCCAATCCTGCTTATGACGAAATAGAGCCTCCCACTTATGAAGACATAACTGAGcaacgtcacaatgaaatCACAGTTTTGTGA